From Sphingorhabdus sp. SMR4y:
CGCCGGGTTCCAGCTTTTCGAGCTGTTCCACAAAGCGGTCGCCAAATTGGCGGGCGATGTCGGCCGTTTCAGCTTGGACGAATGTCCTGGGCGTGGAAAGGGGCTGCGCGTAGCTGTCGGGGTCCGCACCGGCTTGCAGCTGTTCGATCCGATCACGGGCCTCGCTTGCGCTGATCTGCCCGAGATATATCTGTTCAAAATCGTAGAGCGGGGGCAGGACATATTTGTCGGGATTGTCATCCATCCACTGTTGCAGCACCGCATCGTCCGCTTCGGTCTCCGCCGTCTCTTCGCTCTCGATGAAACGCATCTTGGTGAACAGCCTCCGCCGGATGACGGGATCATTCCGGTCCAGCCCCAGCCGCAGCGCCTCGCGATAGTAGATTTCTTCGGCAATTTCCTGATCGATCAGGCTGTCCAGTTCGGCCTGCGTCGGTGCGCGGCGAAAATTCTGGACCCAGTCGGCCTTGAGCCGTTCGATATCGGTCTCATCAATGCTGACCGCATAATCTGCCGGATCACGGTTGCTGCCGGTGGCCCAGAAAAAGGCAAAGACCAGCAATGCTCCGCCCAGAAAATGGATCAGCGGTTCTTTCAACAATTTTCGTCCCATTATCGAATGGCCTGTTGGTTCAGTCCGAGCTTTTAAAAGCGCCGCGGGGCCGGTCAGGTGACAGGCCTCGACGCGCTTGTGCGAAGACGGCTATGCTTTCGGCGTATACCAGATAGGCGAGCTATAGGCGCGCTCCTGCTGGATCTTGATCACGTCATCGGGCAGGGTCAGGCTGAATTTCAGTGCATCATAGACCGGCCATGTCGGGGTCGGGATTTCCAATACCCGGACATAGTAAAATGCGTTCTGGCTCGCGTCAAAATCGGGATCCTGCCAGAAGGTTGCCAGTTCCGGCGCGCCCGTGGCATTGTCCCAGGTACCCTTTGTCAGATCGACGGTATTGGGTACCGCAGGGAGCTTGCCATCGGCACCAAGCTTTCGTGTCTCGGCATCGCTCCAGCTGACATTATAGACTTTCTCCTGGCTCTGTCCGCTTGCATCCACCCAACCCTTGATCACCTGGATACGATCGAGGCTGGCGCTCTCCGGATCCATCAGCGCGCTGATCAGGAATTTGGGTGGTTGGCCACCACCGCCCTGCAGATCGCCGCCCATTGGAACACCTTTGGCATAGCCGGCCTTGACGAGATTTGCCGTATCGTCCGCGGAGAAATCAAAGCCGCCAAAGAAACGGACCTGCATCCGCGGGCCTGTGGTCGCATAGACTTCGCGGCGCATCATTGCGTCGAAAATGGCTTCGCGGGTGTTGCTGGTTGCCCAGACGGCTGCATAGCCGCTCGACAGATAATGCCAGCCGAAGCGGCCTTCGCGGGTGCCGAGATTCTGTGGCTCGTGGGCGCG
This genomic window contains:
- a CDS encoding peptidyl-prolyl cis-trans isomerase: MGRKLLKEPLIHFLGGALLVFAFFWATGSNRDPADYAVSIDETDIERLKADWVQNFRRAPTQAELDSLIDQEIAEEIYYREALRLGLDRNDPVIRRRLFTKMRFIESEETAETEADDAVLQQWMDDNPDKYVLPPLYDFEQIYLGQISASEARDRIEQLQAGADPDSYAQPLSTPRTFVQAETADIARQFGDRFVEQLEKLEPGVWSGPVVSGFGSHAVRISAKTSGQKGALDDVRQRVINDWSAARQAEQRDKSLARLRAEYEITVAGRP